A stretch of the Deltaproteobacteria bacterium genome encodes the following:
- a CDS encoding UbiA family prenyltransferase, producing MPLQKIKNILELIKFSHSIFAMPFALGSMLLASQGAPSMVSFFRIVLAVFFARTAAMAFNRLADAEIDTNNPRTKTREIPKGIVSKQYTWMLVAFSSLGFIFVSYLLGKLCFWLSPLVLFILFFYSYTKRFTHYAQLFLGLSLGISPIGAWIAITNNLSATPLSLGFGVLLWVAGFDILYAAQDYEFDKESDLHSLVVKLGIEEAFTLARWMHLFAFLFFIQTGLIAALHWEYYVGLMIMALLFIRQHSLVSPKDLSKIDAAFFQTNGLISLLFLVSVYFGI from the coding sequence GTGCCTCTTCAAAAGATTAAAAACATTCTCGAGCTCATTAAATTTTCTCACAGCATTTTTGCCATGCCCTTTGCATTGGGCTCGATGTTGCTTGCCTCTCAAGGCGCTCCTAGTATGGTCAGCTTTTTTCGCATTGTTTTGGCGGTTTTTTTTGCCCGAACAGCAGCCATGGCCTTTAATCGCCTGGCGGATGCAGAAATTGATACAAACAATCCCAGAACAAAGACCAGAGAAATTCCGAAAGGAATAGTTTCAAAACAATACACCTGGATGCTGGTGGCGTTTTCATCATTGGGATTTATTTTTGTTTCTTACCTCTTGGGAAAGCTTTGTTTTTGGCTTTCTCCCCTGGTTTTATTTATATTGTTTTTTTATTCTTACACCAAACGCTTTACACATTATGCGCAACTCTTTTTGGGACTTTCCCTCGGGATTTCTCCCATCGGGGCATGGATTGCCATCACCAACAATTTATCTGCAACACCGCTCTCTCTGGGATTTGGAGTATTACTCTGGGTAGCGGGTTTTGACATTTTGTATGCCGCGCAGGACTATGAATTTGACAAAGAAAGTGATCTGCATTCTTTGGTCGTGAAACTAGGCATTGAAGAAGCGTTCACTCTTGCCCGGTGGATGCATCTCTTTGCTTTTTTATTTTTTATTCAAACTGGATTAATCGCCGCACTTCATTGGGAATATTATGTAGGGCTGATGATCATGGCACTATTGTTTATTCGTCAACATAGTCTGGTAAGCCCTAAGGATTTATCAAAAATCGACGCCGCTTTTTTTCAGACCAATGGTTTAATTAGTTTGTTGTTTTTAGTATCTGTTTATTTTGGGATTTAA
- a CDS encoding RES family NAD+ phosphorylase: protein MNIPLSRILWKSSFRIIASRYPTIHPFEKISSPEDWEALFEIEAMTNDRLRHAKQEIKYFEESKIPEQENRTYILAPFIHLNPLGSRFSDGSWGVYYAAKFIQTAIAETKYHRENFMRATLEKAMNIEMRVITATIKGLFHDIRNPGSTAKTVLDNESYQASQRLAKHLKAKNSDALLYPSVRDLEHRECAAVFNPQRISHCQIDKHLLYHWDGKCISQVLEIKEI from the coding sequence ATGAATATTCCTCTCTCTCGCATTTTATGGAAGTCGAGTTTTCGTATCATTGCCAGCCGATATCCTACCATTCACCCCTTTGAAAAAATTTCTTCACCTGAAGATTGGGAAGCCTTGTTTGAAATTGAAGCCATGACGAACGACAGGTTGCGACATGCCAAACAAGAAATAAAATATTTTGAAGAATCTAAAATTCCTGAACAAGAAAATCGCACTTATATTTTAGCGCCATTTATCCACCTCAACCCTTTAGGCAGTCGTTTTAGTGATGGAAGTTGGGGGGTGTATTACGCTGCAAAATTTATTCAAACTGCCATAGCAGAGACGAAGTACCATCGTGAAAATTTTATGAGAGCTACTTTGGAAAAAGCAATGAATATAGAAATGCGAGTGATTACGGCCACAATCAAGGGATTGTTCCATGATATTCGAAACCCGGGAAGCACCGCCAAAACAGTTTTAGATAATGAGAGCTATCAAGCTTCACAGAGGCTTGCAAAACATCTCAAAGCTAAAAATTCCGATGCCTTACTTTATCCTAGTGTAAGAGATTTAGAGCATCGCGAATGCGCGGCGGTGTTTAATCCACAACGAATTAGCCATTGTCAGATTGACAAGCATCTTCTTTATCACTGGGATGGAAAGTGTATTAGTCAGGTTTTGGAGATAAAAGAGATTTAA
- a CDS encoding DUF2384 domain-containing protein, giving the protein MLQALAKSKTDPQLAGPALKAFFNIVEKAWNLSTLEQKKLLGISADSTFYKFKKEKNGTLSEDTLERISYIFGIYKDLHLLLPNAEAADAWIKKPNNATIFGGRSALQRMLSGRVADLYVVRQYLDAQRG; this is encoded by the coding sequence CCCAATTGGCTGGGCCTGCCCTTAAGGCCTTTTTCAATATCGTTGAGAAGGCTTGGAATCTGAGCACGCTAGAGCAAAAAAAACTGCTGGGTATTTCTGCAGATTCTACTTTCTACAAATTCAAAAAAGAAAAAAACGGGACTTTAAGCGAGGATACTCTAGAACGAATTTCCTACATTTTTGGAATTTACAAAGACTTGCATCTTTTACTTCCCAATGCAGAAGCTGCAGATGCCTGGATTAAAAAGCCCAACAACGCAACTATTTTTGGAGGAAGGTCTGCTTTACAGCGTATGCTTTCGGGTCGCGTGGCTGATTTATACGTTGTCCGTCAATATCTGGATGCTCAGAGGGGTTAA
- a CDS encoding UbiX family flavin prenyltransferase, which produces MKLVIAISGASGTIYAKQLLDFLRNTIHEVEVLASDNAKIVWADELESKLSDIPFKLFSNRDFKAHFASGSAKYDQMVIIPCSMGTLARIANGISDDLISRAADVFLKEKRKLIVVPRETPFNLIHIENMKKLALAGATIVPAIPSFYSKPQTVLDVVNTVVSRVLDQMGIENELMKRYEGKTSASSKD; this is translated from the coding sequence ATGAAACTCGTCATCGCCATCAGCGGCGCTTCTGGCACCATTTACGCCAAACAGCTTCTGGATTTTCTCAGAAACACAATTCATGAAGTTGAAGTGCTTGCGTCAGACAATGCCAAAATTGTCTGGGCCGACGAATTGGAAAGCAAACTGAGTGACATTCCTTTCAAGCTTTTCAGCAACCGCGATTTTAAAGCCCATTTTGCCAGCGGCTCGGCAAAGTATGATCAAATGGTCATTATCCCCTGCAGCATGGGGACCTTGGCCCGAATCGCCAATGGAATTTCGGATGATCTCATCAGCCGTGCTGCCGATGTTTTTTTAAAGGAAAAAAGGAAACTCATTGTAGTGCCACGAGAGACACCGTTCAACTTGATCCACATTGAGAACATGAAGAAACTTGCGCTCGCCGGAGCCACGATTGTTCCGGCCATTCCCTCTTTTTATTCCAAACCTCAAACCGTCTTGGATGTGGTCAATACAGTGGTTTCCCGAGTATTGGATCAAATGGGAATCGAAAATGAACTCATGAAACGTTACGAAGGAAAAACAAGTGCCTCTTCAAAAGATTAA
- the ubiE gene encoding bifunctional demethylmenaquinone methyltransferase/2-methoxy-6-polyprenyl-1,4-benzoquinol methylase UbiE translates to MSSKTQTIQDMFTRIAPTYDLLNRTLSARIDVRWRKKAIAYLPEKENLKILDLCAGTLDLSLEILKRFPNAQITALDFSAKMLELGEKKIPADKKSQVKIVVGDAMDLQQNPESFDAVLCGFGMRNVVDNAQSLKEIYQVLKPGGRVIILEFFKPNTLPAKIFNATFAKFILPRVGALLSKDKEAYQYLFNSIQAYSSLEDFLKLLEQKNFKNIQSKNLTGHIASIAVGEKR, encoded by the coding sequence ATGAGCAGCAAGACCCAAACCATTCAAGACATGTTCACGCGCATTGCGCCCACCTATGATTTACTGAATCGCACCTTAAGCGCCCGCATTGACGTTCGCTGGCGAAAAAAAGCCATTGCCTATCTTCCTGAAAAAGAAAATCTAAAAATACTCGATTTGTGCGCGGGCACTCTCGATTTAAGCTTGGAAATCTTGAAAAGGTTTCCAAACGCTCAAATTACAGCCCTCGATTTTTCGGCAAAAATGTTGGAACTCGGTGAAAAAAAAATTCCTGCAGATAAAAAATCTCAGGTCAAGATTGTGGTAGGCGATGCCATGGATTTGCAGCAAAACCCCGAAAGTTTTGACGCCGTCCTTTGCGGCTTCGGCATGCGCAATGTGGTGGATAATGCCCAGTCACTCAAAGAAATTTATCAAGTGCTTAAACCCGGTGGACGCGTTATCATCCTGGAATTTTTCAAACCCAACACCCTGCCTGCCAAGATTTTCAATGCCACCTTTGCAAAATTTATTTTGCCTCGTGTGGGCGCTCTTCTTTCCAAAGACAAGGAGGCTTATCAATATCTCTTTAATTCTATTCAAGCCTATAGTTCTCTCGAAGATTTTTTAAAATTGCTGGAACAGAAAAATTTTAAAAATATTCAAAGCAAAAATCTGACCGGTCATATTGCAAGTATTGCAGTAGGAGAGAAACGATGA